The Kineococcus mangrovi genome includes a window with the following:
- a CDS encoding glycosyltransferase family 1 protein → MPEPRPAPVRVLHVPRAHGYVDHLHDDRVPGVLVVEDGTPDGPGWHPARALEADWVLSHAADFDVLHLHFGFEGRTPAQLRALVDALHRTGRSLVLTVHDLQNPHLRTQEGYTALLDVLVPAADGLVTLTPGAAAQVQDRWGRRPEVVPHPHVAPLARVGAPREPRSPRVVGVHLKSLRANLQALPVLRSLVVAARELTDGGTPVAVRVDVHAEALEEGFPRHDAELTAWLREAAAAGAVRLHVRDRFDDDELEQYLRDLDVSVLAYAHGTHSGWLELCHDLGTVVLAQRVGFLHEQQPLVEADLADPGAVAGALRRAFAGVPGSAATAGERGAQRLDVARAHEALYRSVVAAPGPVPGTAPVVPA, encoded by the coding sequence TTGCCCGAACCCCGTCCCGCCCCCGTGCGGGTCCTGCACGTCCCCCGAGCCCACGGCTACGTCGACCACCTGCACGACGACCGCGTGCCGGGGGTCCTCGTCGTCGAGGACGGCACCCCGGACGGCCCGGGGTGGCACCCCGCCCGGGCCCTGGAGGCGGACTGGGTGCTCTCCCACGCCGCGGACTTCGACGTCCTGCACCTGCACTTCGGCTTCGAGGGGCGCACCCCGGCGCAGCTGCGGGCCCTCGTCGACGCCCTGCACCGGACGGGACGGTCCCTGGTCCTGACCGTCCACGACCTGCAGAACCCGCACCTGCGCACCCAGGAGGGCTACACCGCCCTGCTCGACGTCCTCGTCCCCGCGGCCGACGGCCTCGTGACCTTGACCCCCGGCGCCGCGGCGCAGGTCCAGGACCGGTGGGGCCGCCGGCCCGAGGTCGTCCCGCACCCGCACGTCGCGCCGCTCGCGCGCGTCGGCGCCCCCCGCGAGCCGCGGTCCCCCCGGGTGGTCGGGGTGCACCTGAAGAGCCTGCGGGCCAACCTGCAGGCCCTGCCCGTGCTGCGCTCGCTGGTCGTGGCCGCCCGCGAGCTGACGGACGGCGGGACACCCGTCGCGGTCCGGGTCGACGTGCACGCCGAAGCCCTCGAGGAGGGTTTCCCGCGCCACGACGCCGAGCTCACCGCGTGGCTGCGGGAGGCCGCCGCCGCCGGGGCCGTGCGGCTGCACGTCCGCGACCGCTTCGACGACGACGAGCTCGAGCAGTACCTGCGGGACCTGGACGTCTCGGTGCTCGCCTACGCGCACGGGACGCACTCGGGGTGGCTGGAGCTGTGCCACGACCTCGGCACCGTCGTCCTCGCCCAGCGGGTGGGTTTCCTGCATGAGCAGCAGCCCCTCGTCGAGGCCGACCTGGCCGATCCCGGCGCCGTGGCCGGCGCGTTGCGCCGGGCGTTCGCGGGGGTCCCGGGGTCGGCGGCGACGGCCGGTGAGCGAGGCGCGCAGCGGCTGGACGTCGCCCGCGCCCACGAGGCCCTCTACCGCTCGGTGGTCGCTGCGCCGGGTCCGGTGCCGGGGACCGCGCCGGTGGTCCCGGCGTGA
- a CDS encoding glycosyltransferase family 2 protein — protein sequence MNGPAADGQRTAVLTIVAGRHDHLRGQLLGLARSQPPPQWHVVAAMGDPAVRDVLDSVPAPAGTRRVVLDVPVAEDGELPLAAARNAAAGTATALGADLLVLLDVDCVPAAGLVAAYRDAADRVRAHPGPRLLCGPVAYLPPDVRVHGPGDLDRLPAAADPHPARPAPAAGEVVRAQESQWWLFWSLSFAVSAADWAEFGGFCEEFRGYGGEDTDVAATVRDLGGSLFWVGGAAAFHQHHPTRNPPVQHLAAILRNGAVFHRRWGWWPMTGWLEQFREAGLVDYDAATRSWTALTAPTPRPGAPGTPATAARSTAS from the coding sequence GTGAACGGCCCCGCCGCCGACGGGCAGCGCACGGCCGTCCTGACGATCGTCGCCGGCCGGCACGACCACCTGCGCGGGCAGCTGCTCGGGCTCGCCCGCTCGCAACCGCCCCCGCAGTGGCACGTCGTCGCGGCGATGGGCGACCCCGCGGTCAGGGACGTCCTCGACTCCGTCCCGGCCCCCGCCGGGACCCGCCGCGTCGTCCTGGACGTGCCCGTCGCCGAGGACGGGGAACTCCCCCTCGCGGCCGCCCGCAACGCCGCGGCAGGCACCGCCACGGCCCTGGGCGCCGACCTGCTCGTCCTGCTCGACGTCGACTGCGTCCCCGCCGCCGGGCTCGTCGCGGCCTACCGGGACGCCGCCGACCGCGTCCGCGCGCACCCGGGACCGCGGTTGCTGTGCGGACCCGTCGCGTACCTGCCGCCCGACGTCCGCGTGCACGGGCCCGGCGACCTGGACCGGCTGCCCGCCGCCGCGGACCCGCACCCGGCGCGCCCCGCACCCGCCGCCGGTGAGGTGGTGCGGGCGCAGGAGTCGCAGTGGTGGTTGTTCTGGTCGTTGTCCTTCGCCGTCAGCGCCGCCGACTGGGCGGAGTTCGGGGGTTTCTGCGAGGAGTTCCGCGGTTACGGCGGGGAGGACACCGACGTCGCCGCGACCGTGCGCGACCTCGGGGGTTCCCTGTTCTGGGTCGGCGGCGCCGCCGCGTTCCACCAGCACCACCCGACGCGGAACCCGCCCGTGCAGCACCTCGCGGCGATCCTGCGCAACGGCGCGGTGTTCCACCGCCGGTGGGGGTGGTGGCCGATGACCGGCTGGCTGGAGCAGTTCCGCGAGGCCGGGCTCGTCGACTACGACGCCGCGACGCGGTCCTGGACGGCGCTCACGGCACCCACCCCGCGGCCCGGGGCCCCGGGGACGCCGGCCACGGCCGCGCGCAGCACCGCCTCGTAG
- a CDS encoding glycosyltransferase, producing the protein MPRPATTQTTAPRRLTVAVLGPSRFPVAEPYVGGLESFVGGLVAALRARGHRVLLFAAAGSTGAQPEVLAGGGWEPDELSREDPSMPAEAFLREHQAHLTVLNALRTTYAGQVDVVHNNSLHHLPLTLSSTLPFPTVTTLHTPPTPWLTAALAAGGSSHAFTAVSRFTARQWAPWVSAADVVHNGVDPRRWALGPGGGGLLWFGRLVPEKAPHLAMDAAARAGHHLDLVGPALDAGYFSAQIAPRLGPSATWHGHLGGAQLSAAVGRAGAVLVTPVWEEPFGLVAAEAAMCGTPVVAFDRGGISEVLRPNVGDPAGVPAGVVVPADDVAAMAAAIPAALALDRAGVRTAALAHLSAATMVGRYEAVLRAAVAGVPGAPGRGVGAVSAVQDRVAAS; encoded by the coding sequence GTGCCCCGTCCCGCGACGACCCAGACCACCGCCCCGCGGCGGCTCACGGTCGCCGTCCTGGGGCCGAGCCGCTTCCCCGTGGCCGAACCGTACGTCGGGGGCCTGGAGTCCTTCGTCGGCGGTCTCGTCGCCGCCCTGCGCGCCCGGGGCCACCGCGTGCTGCTGTTCGCGGCGGCCGGTTCCACCGGCGCCCAGCCCGAGGTCCTGGCCGGCGGCGGCTGGGAACCGGACGAGCTGTCGCGCGAGGACCCCTCGATGCCCGCCGAGGCGTTCCTGCGCGAGCACCAGGCCCACCTCACCGTCCTCAACGCGCTGCGCACGACCTACGCCGGCCAGGTGGACGTCGTGCACAACAACTCCCTGCACCACCTGCCGCTGACGTTGTCCTCCACGTTGCCGTTCCCGACGGTCACGACGCTGCACACCCCGCCGACGCCGTGGCTGACGGCGGCGCTCGCGGCGGGCGGTTCCTCGCACGCCTTCACGGCGGTCAGCCGGTTCACGGCGCGGCAGTGGGCCCCCTGGGTCTCGGCCGCCGACGTCGTCCACAACGGGGTCGACCCCCGCCGCTGGGCGCTGGGGCCCGGGGGAGGCGGGCTGCTGTGGTTCGGCCGGCTCGTGCCCGAGAAGGCGCCCCACCTGGCGATGGACGCGGCCGCCCGCGCCGGTCACCACCTCGACCTCGTGGGTCCCGCGCTCGACGCGGGGTACTTCTCCGCCCAGATCGCCCCCCGCCTGGGGCCCTCGGCGACCTGGCACGGCCACCTGGGCGGCGCGCAGCTGTCGGCCGCGGTCGGCCGGGCCGGCGCCGTCCTGGTGACCCCCGTGTGGGAGGAGCCGTTCGGGCTCGTCGCGGCGGAGGCGGCCATGTGCGGGACGCCGGTCGTCGCCTTCGACCGGGGCGGGATCAGCGAGGTGCTGCGGCCCAACGTCGGTGACCCCGCGGGGGTGCCGGCCGGTGTCGTCGTCCCCGCCGACGACGTCGCCGCGATGGCCGCCGCGATCCCGGCCGCCCTCGCCCTGGACCGGGCCGGGGTGCGGACGGCGGCGCTCGCCCACCTGTCCGCCGCGACCATGGTCGGCCGCTACGAGGCGGTGCTGCGCGCGGCCGTGGCCGGCGTCCCCGGGGCCCCGGGCCGCGGGGTGGGTGCCGTGAGCGCCGTCCAGGACCGCGTCGCGGCGTCGTAG
- a CDS encoding WcbI family polysaccharide biosynthesis putative acetyltransferase, with product MTGRQQHYAHFFGLEPLSSPERDGRPLVLVHGNCQAESLRVLLAGDGSTPVRTVRVPPVHELTAQDLPRLQRVLDEVDVLVSQPVREGYRDLPLGTAELLGRAPRRPRLVVVPVLRWAALHPFQVIVRSPGAGEPPVVPYHDLRTLTVAAGRPELPAVPSARAVRAVRDLSARELVARQERHGALPVVDLFEAAGAEATRTVNHPGNPVLRGLAERVLAAAGLVGEVADPGRTLLDSVHAPVLPEVLDALGIPGPGRPDWRVHGRVRSEADVRAAHLRWYAEHPGVAEAGLARHAEAAAELAA from the coding sequence GTGACCGGACGGCAACAGCACTACGCCCACTTCTTCGGCCTCGAGCCGCTGTCGTCGCCGGAGCGGGACGGGCGTCCCCTGGTCCTCGTCCACGGCAACTGCCAGGCCGAGTCGCTGCGGGTGCTGCTCGCCGGCGACGGGTCGACCCCCGTGCGGACCGTCCGGGTCCCGCCCGTCCACGAGCTCACCGCGCAGGACCTGCCCCGGTTGCAGCGCGTCCTCGACGAGGTCGACGTGCTCGTCTCCCAGCCCGTGCGCGAGGGGTACCGCGACCTGCCGCTGGGGACCGCCGAGCTCCTCGGCCGTGCCCCGCGCCGGCCGCGGCTGGTGGTGGTCCCGGTGCTGCGGTGGGCTGCGCTGCACCCGTTCCAGGTCATCGTGCGCTCCCCCGGAGCCGGGGAGCCGCCCGTCGTGCCGTACCACGACCTGCGCACCCTGACCGTGGCCGCGGGCCGCCCGGAGCTGCCCGCGGTGCCCTCGGCGCGGGCCGTGCGAGCCGTGCGGGACCTGTCGGCGCGCGAGCTGGTCGCGCGGCAGGAGCGGCACGGCGCGCTGCCCGTCGTCGACCTGTTCGAGGCCGCGGGGGCCGAGGCCACCCGCACGGTCAACCACCCCGGGAACCCCGTCCTGCGCGGTCTGGCCGAGCGGGTCCTCGCGGCGGCCGGGCTGGTGGGCGAGGTCGCCGACCCCGGGCGGACGTTGCTCGACAGCGTCCACGCCCCCGTGCTGCCGGAGGTGCTCGACGCGCTGGGCATCCCCGGCCCGGGGCGGCCGGACTGGCGCGTGCACGGCCGGGTGAGGAGCGAGGCCGACGTCCGCGCGGCGCACCTGCGCTGGTACGCCGAGCACCCCGGCGTCGCCGAGGCGGGGCTCGCCCGGCACGCCGAGGCCGCGGCGGAGCTGGCCGCGTGA
- a CDS encoding glycosyltransferase, producing MIVPLVSVVVPHYEGPHDLALVLAALELQDHPLDRLEVLVADDGSRQAPDPGPRPYPVRVLRQADEGFRAAAARNLGAAAAGGEVLCFLDADTVPEPGYVSAVVRAVVAGADLVVGRRRHADLSATTPDGLRRWFTGDGPAPREFDEPAWLREAYERTADLADAGDDAYRFVISAVLSTTRRLFEDTGGFEEAFSAYGGEDWEFAHRCWLRGARFRHVRDAVAWHDGPDFAGRTEDAQARLSRNVEGLTLARFVPGRATRGDQLVWAHPDVVVRLRDTGAAVADVVACVRSLLAGADAGVWLRDGAALAVLEDPRVHRGEPPAAVLGRARYRVDLDRPVELVGATLTDLAEVAPVRVGEHLSVRRTRDLHRGGPDVAVLQVPGVSAEPAPGVDLQRRWGHEDHQRRPRFQRSLRTPFVATERPTAAP from the coding sequence GTGATCGTCCCGCTCGTGTCGGTGGTGGTGCCGCACTACGAGGGGCCGCACGACCTCGCGCTCGTCCTGGCCGCGCTGGAGCTGCAGGACCACCCCCTGGACCGGCTCGAGGTGCTCGTGGCCGACGACGGTTCCCGGCAGGCGCCCGACCCCGGGCCGCGGCCCTACCCGGTGCGCGTCCTGCGGCAGGCCGACGAGGGGTTCCGCGCGGCCGCCGCCCGCAACCTCGGCGCGGCCGCAGCCGGGGGCGAGGTCCTGTGCTTCCTGGACGCCGACACCGTGCCCGAACCCGGCTACGTCTCCGCCGTCGTGCGTGCCGTCGTGGCCGGTGCGGACCTCGTCGTCGGCCGCCGCCGGCACGCCGACCTGTCCGCCACCACCCCGGACGGGCTGCGCCGCTGGTTCACCGGCGACGGACCGGCCCCCCGCGAGTTCGACGAACCGGCCTGGTTGCGGGAGGCGTACGAGCGGACCGCCGACCTCGCCGACGCCGGGGACGACGCCTACCGGTTCGTCATCTCGGCCGTCCTGTCGACCACCCGCCGCCTGTTCGAGGACACCGGGGGTTTCGAGGAGGCGTTCAGCGCCTACGGCGGGGAGGACTGGGAGTTCGCGCACCGCTGCTGGTTGCGCGGGGCGCGGTTCCGGCACGTCCGGGACGCGGTGGCCTGGCACGACGGGCCCGACTTCGCCGGGCGCACCGAGGACGCGCAGGCCCGCCTGTCCCGCAACGTCGAGGGCCTGACGCTGGCCCGTTTCGTGCCGGGCCGCGCCACCCGTGGCGACCAGCTCGTGTGGGCCCACCCCGACGTCGTCGTCCGCCTGCGGGACACCGGTGCCGCGGTGGCCGACGTCGTGGCCTGCGTGCGGTCCCTGCTGGCCGGTGCCGACGCCGGTGTGTGGCTGCGCGACGGCGCGGCGCTCGCCGTGCTGGAGGACCCGCGCGTGCACCGCGGGGAACCCCCGGCGGCGGTGCTGGGCCGGGCCCGCTACCGCGTGGACCTGGACCGCCCCGTGGAGCTGGTGGGCGCGACGCTCACCGACCTCGCCGAGGTGGCGCCCGTCCGGGTCGGGGAGCACCTGAGCGTCCGGCGGACCCGGGACCTGCACCGCGGTGGACCCGACGTCGCCGTCCTGCAGGTCCCGGGCGTCAGCGCCGAACCGGCGCCGGGCGTCGACCTGCAACGCCGCTGGGGGCACGAGGACCACCAGCGGCGGCCGCGGTTTCAGCGGTCGCTGCGCACACCGTTCGTCGCCACGGAACGGCCCACCGCCGCGCCGTAG
- a CDS encoding FkbM family methyltransferase, translating to MAEAWVDLLDTARLTAVVDIGANPIDGDPPYGPMLRDGLCTVTGFEPQPEALAELLTAAGPNERYLPNAVGDGGEHELKVTWMGGMTSLLEPDVERLSTLNEFARYGDVLQRSTIATTRLDDIAELGPLDLLKIDVQGSELTIFRNGRRTLADAVAVHTEMSFVPLYRDQPLFGEVDAELRAQGFVLHTFAALKKWPIAPGVFDGNIFSTHQQAIEADVAYVKDFARLHELDAEQLKHLALLAHHVYGSHDLAVRCLAQLVDGGAVDAEVLPAYGAAVGRSVATNGVRSDR from the coding sequence GTGGCCGAGGCCTGGGTCGACCTGCTGGACACCGCACGGCTCACGGCGGTCGTCGACATCGGCGCCAACCCCATCGACGGTGACCCGCCCTACGGGCCGATGCTGCGGGACGGTCTGTGCACCGTCACGGGTTTCGAACCGCAACCCGAGGCCCTCGCCGAACTCCTCACCGCCGCCGGCCCGAACGAGCGCTACCTGCCGAACGCCGTCGGGGACGGCGGTGAGCACGAGCTCAAGGTCACGTGGATGGGCGGCATGACCAGCCTGCTCGAACCCGACGTGGAACGGCTCTCGACCCTCAACGAGTTCGCCCGCTACGGGGACGTGCTGCAGCGCAGCACCATCGCCACGACCCGGCTGGACGACATCGCCGAACTCGGCCCCCTGGACCTGCTGAAGATCGACGTGCAGGGCTCGGAGCTGACGATCTTCCGCAACGGCCGGCGGACGCTGGCGGACGCGGTCGCGGTGCACACCGAGATGTCGTTCGTGCCGCTGTACCGCGACCAGCCGCTGTTCGGCGAGGTCGACGCGGAACTGCGCGCACAGGGTTTCGTCCTGCACACGTTCGCGGCGCTGAAGAAGTGGCCCATCGCGCCGGGGGTGTTCGACGGGAACATCTTCAGCACCCACCAGCAGGCCATCGAGGCCGACGTCGCCTACGTCAAGGACTTCGCCCGCCTGCACGAGCTCGACGCCGAGCAGCTCAAGCACCTCGCGCTGCTGGCCCACCACGTCTACGGTTCCCACGACCTCGCCGTGCGGTGCCTGGCCCAGCTCGTCGACGGCGGTGCGGTCGACGCCGAGGTGCTGCCCGCCTACGGCGCGGCGGTGGGCCGTTCCGTGGCGACGAACGGTGTGCGCAGCGACCGCTGA
- a CDS encoding lactonase family protein yields the protein MDAQVLAVGSFTAATGGRGAGLALVDRDPLTGRLGAVGATADVPSPAFLVAGAAGTVHVAHEVDDGFVTTWRVDAHGWRRLAQAPSGGSSPCHLRLVPGFLLAANYAGGVGVVELSGGVVSALRQTLHGNGSGPDADRQEASHPHSTTVLPGGRVAVLDLGTDEVRVHDVTTGGLSAEPVQVVPLAPGTGPRHGVVVPGPEGDRFVVAGELDATVTSLAVRDGLLADPVREPALAVPVGARTYPSEVCRTPWGLVVANRRAEVLTLHEVVGGVARPVRDVAIGAVNPRHVVAVGRHLYVAAQDSDQVVHLALDDDLTVVDRSVVELGSPSCVLPLP from the coding sequence GTGGACGCCCAGGTGCTCGCCGTCGGTTCCTTCACCGCCGCCACCGGTGGGCGCGGAGCCGGTCTCGCGCTCGTCGACCGGGACCCGCTGACGGGCCGGCTCGGTGCGGTGGGGGCCACCGCCGACGTGCCGTCGCCGGCCTTCCTCGTCGCCGGGGCGGCCGGCACGGTCCACGTCGCGCACGAGGTCGACGACGGGTTCGTCACCACCTGGCGCGTGGACGCGCACGGGTGGCGACGGCTGGCGCAGGCACCCAGCGGGGGGTCCTCCCCCTGCCACCTCCGCCTCGTCCCGGGGTTCCTCCTCGCGGCGAACTACGCGGGCGGCGTCGGTGTCGTGGAACTGTCCGGCGGGGTCGTCTCAGCGCTGCGGCAGACGCTGCACGGCAACGGCTCAGGGCCGGACGCCGACCGTCAGGAGGCCTCCCACCCGCACTCGACCACCGTCCTGCCCGGAGGGCGCGTCGCGGTGCTCGACCTCGGCACCGACGAGGTCCGGGTGCACGACGTCACGACGGGCGGGTTGTCCGCCGAGCCCGTCCAGGTCGTGCCGCTGGCCCCGGGGACCGGCCCCCGGCACGGGGTCGTGGTGCCCGGCCCCGAGGGGGACCGGTTCGTCGTCGCCGGTGAGCTCGACGCCACGGTGACCTCCCTCGCCGTGCGGGACGGGCTGCTGGCCGACCCGGTCCGCGAGCCCGCCCTCGCCGTGCCCGTCGGCGCGCGCACGTACCCCTCGGAGGTCTGCCGCACCCCGTGGGGCCTGGTCGTCGCCAACCGCCGCGCCGAGGTGCTCACGCTGCACGAGGTCGTCGGCGGGGTCGCCCGTCCCGTGCGGGACGTCGCGATCGGGGCGGTGAACCCGCGGCACGTCGTCGCGGTCGGCCGCCACCTCTACGTCGCCGCGCAGGACTCCGACCAGGTCGTCCACCTCGCCCTCGACGACGACCTGACCGTGGTCGACCGGTCGGTCGTCGAGCTCGGGTCGCCGTCCTGCGTGCTGCCCCTGCCCTGA
- a CDS encoding ArsR/SmtB family transcription factor, producing MADHPHPVDAERVRRARERVPGAADVERSTAILALLADPTRARVLHALDVVEELCVGDTALALGITEDAAGYALRVLRTAGLVSRRKAGRVVFYRLADGFPEPLLEHCLRHLSALAATGEDDGQDD from the coding sequence GTGGCCGACCACCCCCACCCCGTCGACGCCGAGCGCGTGCGCCGCGCCCGGGAACGGGTTCCCGGCGCCGCGGACGTGGAGCGGTCGACCGCGATCCTCGCCCTCCTCGCCGACCCCACCCGCGCCCGCGTGCTGCACGCCCTCGACGTGGTCGAGGAGCTGTGCGTGGGGGACACCGCCCTGGCCCTGGGGATCACCGAGGACGCCGCCGGGTACGCCCTGCGGGTGCTGCGCACGGCCGGCCTGGTCAGCCGGCGCAAGGCGGGGCGGGTCGTGTTCTACCGGCTCGCCGACGGTTTCCCCGAACCGCTGCTCGAGCACTGCCTGCGCCACCTCAGCGCCCTGGCGGCGACGGGGGAGGACGACGGGCAGGACGACTGA